The following are encoded in a window of Arthrobacter woluwensis genomic DNA:
- a CDS encoding WXG100 family type VII secretion target — MAVWGADVQQLRALGKKLEAGAQTIDEQRNQLTSALNGVQWMGPDADKFKNEWQSQHVPALNKVAEALRTAGKNAAKNAQEQETASH, encoded by the coding sequence ATGGCAGTTTGGGGTGCAGACGTCCAGCAGCTTCGGGCACTGGGTAAGAAGCTCGAAGCAGGCGCACAGACCATCGACGAGCAGCGCAACCAGCTCACCAGCGCACTCAACGGCGTCCAGTGGATGGGCCCGGACGCGGACAAGTTCAAGAACGAATGGCAGTCCCAGCACGTCCCGGCCCTGAACAAGGTCGCCGAAGCACTGCGCACCGCCGGCAAGAACGCCGCCAAGAACGCCCAGGAACAGGAAACCGCTTCCCACTAA
- a CDS encoding rhodanese-like domain-containing protein translates to MSYAGDLTPQQAWDKLKDGAILVDVRTEAEWAHIGRPKAPSGDPLFIQWNLAGGVPNQGFLTELAEQAPEAGTADLVFLCRSGQRSIAAAEAATAAGWSAYNVLEGFEGVPDRYGERTVNGWKNSGLPTTIGA, encoded by the coding sequence GTGAGCTACGCGGGTGACCTGACGCCGCAGCAGGCCTGGGACAAGCTCAAGGACGGCGCCATCCTCGTGGACGTGCGCACCGAGGCGGAGTGGGCGCACATCGGCCGCCCGAAGGCCCCGTCCGGCGACCCCCTGTTCATCCAGTGGAACCTGGCCGGCGGCGTGCCGAACCAGGGGTTCCTCACGGAACTCGCCGAGCAGGCGCCGGAGGCGGGCACCGCGGACCTCGTGTTCCTGTGCCGTTCCGGGCAGCGGTCGATCGCGGCTGCGGAAGCCGCGACAGCGGCGGGCTGGTCCGCGTACAACGTCCTGGAGGGCTTCGAGGGCGTCCCGGACCGGTACGGGGAGCGCACCGTGAACGGCTGGAAGAACAGCGGCCTGCCGACCACCATCGGAGCGTGA
- a CDS encoding DUF1737 domain-containing protein — protein MPARKEPTSAPAGTTGAAKATTPRSTAAKPATRAPRTTKATAAKPAAAKASPAKAATTTATAPAAEQAAVAAPGVAPQDVTAEAPARLPYRLLTGPDTREFCERVSAALADGYILYGSPSVTFNGETVIAAQAVVLPYAPPAPPAPVVDPYAVPATGFAPYGGAL, from the coding sequence TTGCCTGCCCGCAAAGAACCCACGTCCGCCCCCGCCGGAACCACCGGCGCCGCCAAGGCCACGACGCCCCGGAGCACCGCGGCCAAGCCCGCCACCCGGGCTCCGCGCACCACCAAGGCCACGGCCGCCAAGCCGGCAGCCGCCAAGGCCTCCCCCGCGAAGGCCGCCACGACGACGGCGACCGCCCCCGCCGCCGAGCAGGCCGCTGTGGCTGCGCCCGGCGTCGCGCCCCAGGACGTGACGGCCGAAGCGCCAGCCCGCCTGCCCTACCGCCTCCTGACCGGCCCGGACACCCGCGAGTTCTGCGAGCGGGTCTCCGCCGCCCTGGCCGACGGGTACATCCTGTACGGCAGCCCGTCCGTGACCTTCAACGGGGAGACGGTGATCGCGGCTCAGGCCGTCGTCCTGCCGTACGCGCCGCCCGCACCGCCGGCCCCCGTGGTCGATCCGTACGCCGTCCCCGCCACCGGCTTCGCCCCCTACGGCGGTGCCCTGTGA
- a CDS encoding transglutaminase family protein — protein sequence MTRLKIVHRTGYHYNKPVLVSYNEARMTPPTEPGQTVLGSRVTVERPGATQSRYADYWGTQVTTFEVHEPHEWLEVVASATVDVNREQAPASDGEPLGWAELSSRGVQDEFSDHLPQTDLSAPGDEATELVAALAGRPTPKAAAEEVFSRLRGEMTYMPGSTGVHTDAAQAWAQRQGVCQDLAHLAIGCLRSLGIPARYVSGYLHPRAEADPGQTVAGQSHAWLEWWDGAWHSWDPTNHKAAGDFHVVVARGRDYRDVAPLKGILSGGGGSRLEVSVDMTWLTWDSVRA from the coding sequence ATGACACGTCTGAAGATCGTGCACCGCACCGGGTACCACTACAACAAGCCGGTGCTGGTCAGCTACAACGAGGCGCGGATGACGCCGCCCACGGAACCCGGACAGACGGTGCTCGGCTCCCGCGTCACCGTCGAGCGGCCCGGCGCCACCCAATCCCGGTACGCCGACTACTGGGGCACACAGGTGACCACCTTCGAGGTCCACGAACCCCATGAGTGGCTCGAGGTGGTGGCCAGTGCCACGGTGGACGTGAACCGCGAACAGGCACCAGCGTCCGACGGCGAGCCGCTGGGCTGGGCCGAGCTGTCCAGCCGCGGCGTGCAGGACGAGTTCAGCGACCATCTGCCGCAGACGGACCTGTCGGCGCCGGGGGACGAGGCGACGGAACTGGTGGCGGCGCTCGCCGGACGGCCGACGCCGAAGGCCGCCGCGGAGGAGGTGTTCTCCCGGTTGCGGGGCGAGATGACGTACATGCCCGGCAGCACCGGGGTGCACACCGATGCGGCGCAGGCATGGGCCCAGCGGCAGGGGGTCTGCCAGGACCTCGCGCACCTGGCCATCGGCTGCCTGAGGAGTCTCGGGATCCCCGCCCGGTACGTCTCGGGCTACCTGCACCCGCGGGCCGAGGCCGACCCGGGGCAGACCGTCGCGGGCCAGTCTCATGCGTGGCTCGAATGGTGGGACGGCGCCTGGCACAGCTGGGATCCGACCAATCACAAGGCCGCCGGGGACTTCCACGTGGTGGTGGCGCGCGGCCGGGACTACCGCGACGTGGCGCCGCTCAAGGGCATCCTGTCCGGTGGCGGGGGTTCGCGGCTGGAGGTCTCGGTGGATATGACCTGGCTGACCTGGGACTCGGTGCGGGCGTAG
- a CDS encoding prolyl oligopeptidase family serine peptidase, whose translation MNGIPGSGPGQERFRRLLRRWDASPRQGIPQLSGDVAVFLWRGRDDPQPALHVASTTSLRNAWDLRSGPPPATSPGTPLPTPDGLLVRGFALAPDGSHVAALLSGVGEELARVWLLAPDRPARPLLGARSWHAVPVWTHGGERLWVLDGSPGAQRLVAWLLRDAEEGTSPSATPSVVPFPDGLAGDLPGRRLTLGADGEALSLRSRAPGRPEQQWTHDGGAWVPLDVTGAAGGPGSAAPPPVPSRPGAEPASTPTPRSMRAAERPDIEQPGSKQPGSEQPGSERELARLATATGTLRAVERDGVTTVDLEGSELVRLGPAERLQELSVSRTAAGDPPDGTLWIRTASPERPSAVVCLPLPHQPGGPPLTAPLQAPIGPPGAARARPRLTGAPEDIVHRRLLATADDGTSIPLIASVRADALGPDGLPRSPAPLLLSCYGGFGVRHHPEAEPSVPAWLEAGGVHVAAQLRGGGELGPAWHEAGRGSGKTRTVRDLLDVARFLAAEGWTTPRRTVAVGASHGGFVVTAAALRDPSAFGGVIAVAPLLDIVDLDRHGLGGQWRHEFGADGEWPPEERAAASPLHVLRRTGRLDEAPALLCCVMGRDERVDNEAAREFVRLYRDRGGQAWLREEADSGHGQRRASDVLDFSATVLAFARAVADRDA comes from the coding sequence GTGAACGGCATCCCGGGTTCCGGCCCAGGTCAGGAGCGCTTCCGACGGCTCCTGCGGCGCTGGGACGCCAGTCCGCGGCAGGGGATCCCCCAGCTGTCCGGGGACGTGGCGGTGTTCCTCTGGCGCGGCCGCGACGACCCCCAGCCCGCGCTGCACGTCGCCTCCACGACCTCGCTCCGGAACGCGTGGGACCTGCGCTCCGGACCGCCCCCGGCGACGTCTCCGGGCACGCCGTTGCCCACTCCGGACGGACTGCTGGTGCGGGGATTCGCCCTCGCCCCGGACGGGTCACACGTGGCCGCTCTTCTCAGCGGCGTGGGCGAGGAGCTTGCACGGGTCTGGCTCCTCGCCCCGGACCGTCCCGCCCGGCCGCTCCTCGGCGCCCGCTCCTGGCACGCCGTCCCCGTGTGGACCCACGGCGGGGAACGGCTGTGGGTCCTGGACGGCAGTCCCGGCGCGCAGCGGCTCGTGGCCTGGCTCCTGCGCGACGCCGAAGAGGGAACCTCACCGTCCGCGACGCCTTCCGTCGTGCCGTTCCCCGACGGCCTGGCCGGCGACCTCCCGGGGCGTCGCCTCACCCTCGGCGCCGACGGCGAGGCGCTCAGCCTGAGATCCCGGGCGCCCGGGCGCCCCGAGCAGCAGTGGACGCACGACGGCGGCGCCTGGGTTCCGCTGGACGTCACGGGCGCGGCCGGCGGCCCGGGGTCTGCGGCGCCGCCGCCCGTTCCGTCGAGACCGGGGGCGGAGCCGGCGTCGACGCCGACGCCGAGGTCGATGCGGGCCGCAGAGCGTCCCGACATAGAGCAGCCGGGTTCTAAGCAGCCGGGTTCTGAGCAGCCGGGTTCCGAGCGCGAGCTGGCCCGGCTCGCCACGGCCACGGGAACCCTCCGCGCGGTGGAACGCGATGGCGTCACGACCGTGGACCTTGAGGGATCCGAGCTGGTGCGGCTGGGTCCGGCCGAGCGGCTCCAGGAGCTGTCCGTGAGCCGGACCGCGGCCGGGGACCCTCCGGACGGGACGCTGTGGATCCGCACCGCGTCCCCCGAACGACCGTCCGCCGTCGTCTGTCTTCCGCTTCCGCACCAGCCCGGCGGACCGCCCCTCACCGCGCCGCTCCAGGCACCCATCGGGCCGCCGGGTGCGGCGCGCGCCCGGCCACGCCTCACCGGCGCCCCGGAGGACATCGTCCATCGGCGGCTCCTGGCCACGGCGGATGACGGGACTTCGATCCCCCTCATCGCCTCCGTCCGGGCGGACGCGCTCGGACCGGACGGCCTGCCCCGGAGTCCGGCGCCACTCCTGCTGAGCTGCTACGGCGGCTTCGGGGTCCGCCATCACCCCGAGGCCGAACCCAGTGTGCCCGCGTGGCTGGAGGCCGGTGGCGTCCACGTCGCCGCCCAGCTGCGCGGGGGCGGCGAGCTGGGACCCGCGTGGCACGAGGCCGGCCGGGGCTCCGGCAAGACGCGGACGGTCCGGGACCTGCTCGACGTCGCGCGTTTCCTCGCCGCGGAAGGCTGGACCACCCCGCGGCGGACGGTCGCGGTGGGGGCGTCGCATGGGGGCTTCGTCGTGACGGCCGCCGCGCTCCGGGATCCATCCGCCTTCGGAGGTGTGATCGCCGTGGCCCCGCTGCTGGACATCGTGGACCTGGACCGGCACGGGCTGGGAGGGCAGTGGCGCCACGAGTTCGGGGCGGACGGGGAATGGCCGCCGGAGGAGCGCGCCGCGGCGTCGCCCCTCCACGTGCTCCGCCGGACCGGACGCCTGGACGAGGCCCCGGCCCTGCTGTGCTGCGTCATGGGGCGGGACGAACGCGTCGACAACGAGGCGGCCCGCGAGTTCGTCCGGCTCTACCGGGACCGCGGCGGCCAGGCGTGGCTGCGTGAGGAGGCGGACTCCGGGCACGGGCAGCGGCGGGCCTCGGACGTCCTGGACTTCTCGGCCACGGTGCTCGCGTTCGCCCGGGCTGTCGCGGACCGGGACGCCTGA
- the amiA gene encoding streptamidine family RiPP encodes MENTKVLVDVEETEQLAHLSATHSNALVENPFD; translated from the coding sequence ATGGAGAACACCAAGGTCCTGGTTGATGTTGAAGAGACCGAACAGCTCGCGCACCTCTCCGCGACGCACTCGAACGCTCTGGTCGAGAACCCGTTCGACTGA
- a CDS encoding CocE/NonD family hydrolase, translating to MSVTLADGCRLLADHYPWSGPDTTGRSRGTVLLRTPYGRARHRAQAASWNRAGFDVVVQDVRGRYGSEGEWRPYRSEGDDGAATVRCLASQGMLRGRVLLAGASYDAHCALEAARTLELGDPGEAVPGRSEPAVAVVAMVPALGLFETAHDPQGRPRLRDRIGWWHQHGFARESGPPLPDDELDRLCDQARRHGVLSVVEDGVHGPGATAAWRRLWVASPLDLTARYGSLRTPLLVIGGSRDFFAAETLRLAGAWGQGRTELLWGPWGHRLAADLEPRRQAALRAAGGLLHRIRSWSEAPPDHARTWAFDSRDPGSPDPTGPAWRPVARDELPATPSSSPLHPPQQRARTP from the coding sequence GTGAGTGTCACGCTTGCCGACGGCTGCCGCCTGCTCGCCGACCACTACCCGTGGTCTGGCCCCGACACGACAGGGCGGAGCCGCGGAACCGTCCTCCTCCGCACCCCCTACGGCCGCGCCCGGCACCGCGCCCAGGCCGCCTCCTGGAACCGCGCCGGATTCGACGTGGTGGTGCAGGACGTCCGGGGCCGGTACGGCTCCGAGGGCGAGTGGCGCCCCTACCGTTCCGAGGGCGACGACGGCGCCGCGACCGTCCGGTGCCTGGCGTCACAGGGCATGCTGCGCGGCCGGGTTCTGCTCGCCGGCGCGTCCTACGACGCCCATTGTGCGCTGGAGGCCGCCCGGACGCTCGAGCTGGGGGACCCCGGCGAAGCCGTTCCGGGAAGGTCCGAACCCGCCGTCGCCGTCGTGGCGATGGTGCCCGCGCTCGGCCTGTTCGAGACCGCGCATGATCCCCAGGGGCGCCCGCGGCTGCGGGACCGGATCGGCTGGTGGCATCAGCACGGTTTCGCCCGGGAATCCGGTCCGCCGCTCCCGGACGACGAGCTGGACCGGCTCTGCGACCAGGCCCGGCGGCACGGGGTGCTGAGTGTCGTCGAGGACGGTGTCCACGGTCCGGGCGCCACTGCGGCCTGGCGGCGGCTCTGGGTGGCGAGTCCCCTCGATCTCACGGCCCGCTACGGGTCGCTCCGGACGCCTCTCCTGGTGATCGGCGGGAGCCGGGACTTCTTCGCCGCGGAGACGCTCCGCCTCGCCGGCGCCTGGGGGCAAGGCAGGACGGAGCTGCTCTGGGGGCCGTGGGGTCACCGGCTCGCAGCGGATCTGGAACCGCGCCGGCAAGCCGCGCTGCGGGCGGCGGGCGGCCTGCTCCATCGGATCAGGTCCTGGTCGGAGGCCCCGCCGGACCACGCCCGCACCTGGGCGTTCGATTCCCGGGACCCCGGCTCCCCGGACCCCACCGGGCCCGCCTGGAGGCCCGTCGCCCGTGACGAGCTCCCGGCCACACCGTCCTCATCGCCGCTTCACCCACCACAGCAGAGAGCCCGAACCCCATGA
- a CDS encoding FAD-dependent oxidoreductase codes for MTSLWLDRPPIEGAGEFVPEARYDTVVVGAGLSGLATGLLLARGGQRVAIVEARAVGSGTTGNTTAKLSLLQGTRLSALRDRHPLSLVEAYVEGSREGQAWLLRFLEEQGVPFQRRDAYVFSVTDDGARQLSAELQAAREAGLDVAEAAATELPFPITAVLRLDNQAQFDPMDVLDAMTRDFLAHGGLLLEGTRVHDLEEEDGLILRTSRGRLLADQAVLATGIPFLDRGGYFARLHPSQSYAAALRLPPGTPVPQGMYLSVETPARSLRSAPGDDGELLLIGGNGHATGKEPSPQARLDEMLDWGRHHFDGAEVTHTWSGQDYRSADRLPYIGPMPFGGGRIFVATGYDKWGMSTGMAAGLALSAEILGGRMPWAEALRDRPATSPGLRSGLAQNAAVAVDWAKDWVSSRFLSPPDAHEVVPREGHGVVAHDGGRPEAVSTVDGRTCRLSAVCTHRGGIVRWNDAERSWDCPLHGSRFAPDGTVLQGPATRDLVVDSVATGAATHEPEE; via the coding sequence ATGACGTCACTCTGGCTGGACCGGCCACCGATCGAAGGAGCCGGGGAGTTCGTCCCGGAGGCCCGCTACGACACCGTGGTCGTCGGCGCGGGACTGAGCGGGCTGGCGACCGGACTGCTCCTGGCCCGTGGCGGCCAGCGCGTCGCGATCGTGGAGGCCCGCGCCGTCGGCTCCGGCACCACCGGCAACACCACCGCGAAGCTGAGCCTCCTGCAAGGCACCCGGCTGTCCGCGCTGCGGGACCGCCACCCGCTGAGCCTGGTCGAGGCGTACGTCGAGGGCAGCCGGGAGGGCCAGGCCTGGCTCCTCCGCTTCCTCGAGGAACAGGGCGTCCCCTTCCAGCGGCGTGACGCTTACGTCTTCTCCGTGACCGACGACGGCGCGCGCCAGCTGAGCGCGGAGCTCCAGGCCGCGCGGGAGGCCGGGCTGGACGTGGCGGAGGCTGCGGCCACGGAACTGCCGTTCCCGATCACGGCCGTCCTCCGCCTCGACAACCAGGCGCAGTTCGACCCGATGGACGTGCTGGACGCCATGACCCGGGACTTCCTCGCCCACGGCGGGCTGCTCCTGGAGGGGACGCGCGTCCACGACCTCGAGGAGGAGGACGGTCTCATCCTCCGCACCTCCCGCGGCAGACTCCTGGCCGATCAGGCCGTGCTCGCCACCGGCATCCCGTTCCTGGACCGCGGCGGCTATTTCGCCCGTCTCCACCCCTCGCAGTCCTACGCCGCGGCGCTCCGGCTGCCCCCGGGCACGCCCGTCCCACAGGGCATGTACCTCTCCGTCGAGACGCCTGCGCGGTCGCTCCGCAGCGCCCCGGGCGACGACGGCGAACTCCTCCTGATCGGAGGCAACGGCCATGCGACGGGCAAGGAGCCTTCGCCCCAGGCCCGTCTCGACGAGATGCTCGACTGGGGCCGGCACCACTTCGACGGAGCCGAGGTCACCCACACCTGGTCCGGCCAGGACTACCGTTCGGCGGACCGCCTGCCCTACATCGGACCGATGCCGTTCGGCGGAGGCCGGATCTTCGTGGCCACCGGGTACGACAAGTGGGGCATGAGCACCGGCATGGCGGCCGGGCTGGCCCTCAGTGCCGAGATCCTGGGCGGTCGGATGCCGTGGGCCGAGGCGCTGCGGGACCGGCCGGCCACCAGCCCGGGGCTGCGGTCCGGGCTCGCGCAGAACGCCGCGGTCGCCGTCGACTGGGCCAAGGACTGGGTCAGCTCCCGGTTCCTCTCGCCGCCGGACGCCCACGAGGTGGTGCCCCGGGAAGGCCACGGCGTGGTGGCGCACGACGGCGGCAGGCCGGAGGCGGTTTCCACGGTGGATGGACGCACGTGCCGGCTCTCCGCGGTCTGCACGCACCGCGGCGGGATCGTGCGCTGGAACGACGCCGAACGCAGCTGGGACTGCCCCTTGCACGGGTCCCGGTTCGCCCCGGACGGCACCGTGCTCCAGGGTCCGGCGACGCGGGATCTGGTGGTCGATTCCGTGGCCACCGGTGCCGCGACCCACGAGCCGGAGGAGTGA
- a CDS encoding YcaO-like family protein has protein sequence MNLAAPPASPLPLQALVDEQTGIIRRVRPVLTPEHAPPAYTSMTAEVSDARWLGDWPADRVSLGTTFGDERQAWIAAVAEGMERYCGNFIPADLDDGDHLVATAAELRAQGLRHAPLDTLPRFAPWQEARTGFPYRNLEDDVRTLWVRCTTTEPGGAPQPAPPSAAGPSTAAEGAAPSASADCWLPASLVYLNWRQRRFRELPRVHHLNYAGIATGQGFQDAADRAVLEVIERDALELWWHLGGPVRGIRPESVPGLVEDMAGCRLEYWVVEMPSEFAPCVAALVHDPDTGLYAAGFACRTDPAEAARKAVLEAVHTWIYTQGCQDADGWVFQAVEAGLMARGLYLDHREDRAYLDDAGEHFSAVRDLGAHVQLWLDPRVHHLASRFMAPELGLVDIDTLDGVALPEVHARLREAGHPVHLRDLTTADVAQTGLRVVRAVVGGLVPNAPAAFAYLGCPRFAQVALDRGWRDAAPHRPEDFTLVPPPHM, from the coding sequence ATGAACCTCGCCGCCCCTCCCGCCAGCCCGTTGCCGTTGCAGGCCCTGGTCGACGAACAGACCGGGATCATCCGCAGGGTCCGTCCCGTGCTCACGCCCGAGCACGCCCCTCCGGCCTACACCTCCATGACCGCCGAGGTCTCCGACGCCCGCTGGCTCGGCGACTGGCCCGCCGACCGCGTCTCGCTCGGCACGACCTTCGGGGACGAGCGCCAGGCCTGGATCGCGGCCGTCGCGGAAGGCATGGAACGGTATTGCGGCAACTTCATCCCGGCCGATCTCGACGACGGCGACCACCTCGTCGCGACCGCGGCCGAACTCCGCGCGCAGGGCCTCCGCCACGCGCCCTTGGACACGCTGCCCCGCTTCGCGCCCTGGCAGGAGGCGCGGACCGGGTTCCCGTACCGCAACCTCGAGGACGACGTCCGCACCCTGTGGGTCCGCTGCACGACGACGGAGCCCGGTGGCGCCCCGCAACCCGCGCCGCCCAGCGCCGCTGGACCATCCACCGCGGCGGAGGGCGCCGCGCCGTCCGCTTCCGCCGACTGCTGGCTGCCCGCGAGTCTCGTGTACCTGAACTGGCGGCAGCGCCGGTTCCGTGAACTGCCGCGCGTGCACCACCTCAATTACGCAGGGATCGCGACCGGCCAGGGATTCCAGGACGCCGCCGACCGGGCGGTGCTCGAAGTCATCGAGCGGGACGCCTTGGAACTGTGGTGGCACCTCGGCGGCCCCGTTCGGGGCATCCGGCCCGAGTCGGTCCCCGGCCTCGTCGAAGACATGGCCGGCTGCCGGCTGGAGTACTGGGTGGTGGAGATGCCCAGCGAGTTCGCGCCGTGCGTCGCCGCCCTGGTGCACGACCCGGACACCGGCCTTTACGCGGCCGGGTTCGCCTGCCGCACCGACCCCGCGGAGGCCGCCCGGAAAGCGGTCCTCGAAGCGGTCCACACTTGGATTTACACGCAGGGCTGCCAGGACGCCGACGGCTGGGTCTTCCAGGCGGTGGAGGCCGGCCTCATGGCGCGCGGCCTCTATCTGGACCATCGCGAGGACCGCGCCTACCTGGACGACGCCGGTGAGCACTTCTCTGCGGTCCGGGACCTCGGCGCCCACGTGCAGCTGTGGCTGGATCCCCGGGTGCACCACCTCGCCTCCCGGTTCATGGCGCCCGAGCTCGGCCTCGTGGACATCGACACCCTGGACGGCGTCGCCCTGCCGGAGGTGCACGCGCGCCTGCGGGAGGCCGGGCACCCGGTCCACCTCCGGGACCTGACCACCGCGGACGTCGCGCAGACCGGCCTGCGGGTGGTGCGCGCCGTCGTCGGGGGACTGGTGCCGAATGCTCCGGCGGCGTTCGCCTATCTGGGCTGCCCGCGCTTCGCTCAGGTGGCGCTGGACCGCGGCTGGCGGGACGCGGCCCCGCACCGGCCCGAAGACTTCACCCTCGTCCCGCCGCCCCACATGTGA
- a CDS encoding alpha-E domain-containing protein, with the protein MLSRIAESLFWIGRYVERADGTARILDVHLERLNHLPPEQQQQVARDLLQVMGSPLDRQDITLPELLRVLAYDRSSPTSIAGALGAARENARRARETVSTSLWECLNTTYFGLSRHREDVAGTYRFCQWVIERAATTSGLTDSTMSHDDSWLFMVLGRSLERADMTARMLATCDANPAGVSWVNMLRCAGAYESFLRTRRAAFDDRNAAEFLLMDRQFPRSIVYSLKNADEALALLEPTDQRSGAFNDARRIVGQARTFLEFHRSENLMDELPEHMERIQRSVARASEEIARRYYSAREEQAWVGELS; encoded by the coding sequence ATGCTGAGCCGGATCGCCGAATCGCTGTTCTGGATCGGGCGCTATGTGGAACGTGCGGATGGCACCGCGCGGATCCTGGACGTCCACCTGGAACGCCTCAACCATCTGCCGCCGGAGCAGCAGCAACAGGTGGCCCGGGACCTGCTGCAGGTCATGGGGTCGCCCCTGGACCGTCAGGACATCACCTTGCCGGAGCTGCTGCGGGTCCTCGCCTACGACCGGTCGAGCCCGACGTCGATCGCCGGGGCCCTCGGAGCCGCGCGGGAGAATGCCCGCCGGGCCCGGGAGACCGTCTCCACGAGCCTCTGGGAATGCCTCAACACGACGTATTTCGGGCTCAGCCGGCACCGCGAGGACGTCGCCGGGACGTACCGGTTCTGCCAATGGGTGATCGAGCGGGCGGCCACCACGAGCGGCCTGACGGACAGCACCATGAGCCACGACGACAGCTGGCTGTTCATGGTCCTGGGCCGGTCGCTGGAGCGCGCCGACATGACCGCCCGGATGCTCGCCACGTGCGACGCCAACCCGGCGGGTGTGTCCTGGGTGAACATGCTGCGCTGTGCCGGGGCGTACGAGTCGTTCCTGCGCACGCGCCGCGCCGCATTCGATGACCGCAACGCCGCCGAATTCCTGCTCATGGACCGGCAGTTCCCGCGCTCGATCGTCTACTCGCTCAAGAACGCGGACGAGGCCCTGGCACTGCTGGAGCCCACCGATCAGCGGTCCGGGGCGTTCAACGACGCCCGGAGGATCGTGGGGCAGGCCCGGACGTTCCTGGAGTTCCACCGCAGTGAGAATCTCATGGACGAGCTGCCGGAACACATGGAGCGCATCCAGCGTTCCGTCGCGCGGGCCTCGGAGGAGATCGCCCGCAGGTACTACAGCGCCCGCGAGGAGCAGGCATGGGTGGGAGAACTGTCATGA
- a CDS encoding O-succinylhomoserine sulfhydrylase has translation MAFNPEAASWSPATQAVRGGLDRTGFYETSEALFLNSGFVYDSAEAAERAFTGEDERFVYSRYGNPTVATFQERLRLLEGTEACFATASGMSAVFTALGALLAAGDRVVAARSLFGSCFVILNEILPRWGVETVFVDGPDLEQWRQALAVPTQAVFFESPSNPMQEIVDIAAVSELAHAAGATVVADNVFATPMLQRCTDLGADVVVYSGTKHIDGQGRVMGGAILGTKEFIDGPVKNLMRHTGPSLSSFNAWVLTKGLETLDMRVRHSSASALTLAEWLERQPGVNWVKYPLLPSHPQFELAQQQMSAGGTVLTFELAPLPGGTAKDAAFTLLNGLKIVDISNNLGDSKSLITHPATTTHRAMGPEGRASIGLGDGVVRLSVGLEDVDDLIRDFEQALAD, from the coding sequence ATGGCGTTCAATCCTGAGGCCGCATCCTGGTCGCCGGCCACCCAGGCGGTGCGAGGCGGCTTGGACCGCACGGGCTTCTACGAGACCTCCGAGGCGTTGTTCCTGAACTCGGGCTTCGTCTACGACTCGGCCGAAGCCGCCGAACGAGCCTTCACGGGTGAGGACGAGCGCTTCGTCTACTCCCGGTACGGCAATCCGACCGTCGCCACCTTCCAGGAGCGGCTGCGGCTGCTCGAAGGCACCGAGGCGTGCTTCGCGACGGCGTCCGGCATGTCCGCGGTGTTCACCGCTCTCGGCGCGCTGCTCGCAGCCGGGGACCGCGTGGTCGCGGCACGGTCGCTGTTCGGGTCCTGCTTCGTGATCCTGAACGAGATCCTGCCGCGCTGGGGTGTGGAGACGGTGTTCGTCGACGGGCCCGATCTGGAGCAGTGGCGTCAGGCCCTGGCCGTGCCGACGCAGGCGGTGTTCTTCGAATCGCCGTCGAACCCGATGCAGGAGATCGTCGACATCGCCGCGGTCAGCGAGCTCGCGCACGCCGCGGGCGCCACCGTGGTGGCCGACAACGTCTTCGCCACCCCCATGCTGCAGCGGTGCACGGATCTGGGGGCCGACGTCGTCGTGTACTCCGGGACCAAGCACATCGACGGCCAGGGGCGTGTCATGGGCGGCGCGATCCTCGGGACCAAGGAGTTCATCGACGGGCCCGTGAAGAATCTCATGCGGCACACGGGGCCGTCGCTGTCGAGCTTCAACGCCTGGGTCCTCACGAAGGGTCTGGAGACGCTGGACATGCGCGTGCGGCACTCGTCCGCCTCCGCCCTGACGCTGGCCGAATGGCTCGAGCGGCAGCCCGGCGTGAACTGGGTGAAGTACCCGCTGCTGCCCTCGCACCCGCAGTTCGAGCTGGCGCAGCAGCAGATGAGCGCCGGCGGCACCGTGCTGACGTTCGAGCTCGCGCCACTGCCTGGCGGGACGGCCAAGGATGCCGCGTTCACGCTGCTCAACGGCCTGAAGATCGTGGACATCTCGAACAACCTGGGCGACTCCAAGAGCCTCATCACACACCCCGCGACGACGACGCACCGCGCCATGGGCCCGGAAGGCCGGGCCTCGATCGGGCTGGGTGACGGTGTGGTGCGCCTGTCGGTCGGGCTGGAGGATGTGGACGACCTGATCCGCGACTTCGAGCAGGCGCTGGCGGACTAG